A single genomic interval of Spirosoma linguale DSM 74 harbors:
- a CDS encoding TonB-dependent receptor plug (PFAM: TonB-dependent receptor plug~KEGG: mxa:MXAN_4746 TonB-dependent receptor) codes for MNVTRFVGFWIVWTCFLLSSQPVLAQESHTVKGLVLDENQKPLFGAYVILKNTTTGTTTDVNGEFALKVPAGKQTLAISYLGSKPQDITVEKGGNVKVVLSGGDITLGETVVVGYAQQKKQSVVGAISQTTGKVLERAGGVYSVGSALTGNVPGVITTSSTGMPGEEDPRILIRGLSSWNNSSPLILVDGIERPMNSVDISSIETISVLKDASATAVFGVKGANGVILITTKRGKEGKANISIRADYTLKAPSTLPNKYDAYDARRIRNQVIENELGLESAGWATYTPYDILTKYRNPANLAEAERYPNVNWAKEMFKPVTQTYSANLNVSGGTSFVKYFASADFLMDGDIFKEWDNNRGYQAGYGFNRINVRTNLDFQLTPTTLLVTNLSSSNGVKKSPWGATGGEYDMWQGAYGVAPDAMLPRYSDGTWGYYAQDPVAATNSILNLARSGIMKRTTSRITTDFTLNQDLKSIAKGLSTSGTISWDNSFVESQRGINDLYNDPQTKWIDPATGESRYRFTYDAANMFDFQEAIRWAPQAGTMDNGATYRRLFYQLKLNYNRTWNKHTGSAMGLFSREDRASGSEIPNYREDWVFRTTYDYAGKYFAEVNGAYNGSEKFGKDNRFHFFSSGAVGWLLSEEAFFKRAKFLDLLKLRVSYGKIGDDNINQRWLYMTQWGYDGQAKIGENNSDVSPYVWYRESSVGNPSVHWETVTKTNLGADFSLFNGTISGSADYFNDYRTDILIAGGSRAIPSYYGTNAPVANLGKVRVKGYELEVKVNHQLTNGIRLWANANMTHAKDRIIEADNPSLLPDYRKSEGKQIGQTYSYVSHGYYNNWDELYGSTEQNTNDRQKLPGNFQIVDYNGDGKIDTYDNIPYGFPERPQNTYNGTVGFEWKGFSAFAQFYGVNNVTRQVVFTSFGSRMNTVYNQGEYWTKDNPTANSPLPRLMTATDPSTYGNFYMYDGSYVRLKNAEVAYTFNRGWIERFGLRTLRIYANGNNLWLWTKMPDDRESNFAGTGWAAQGAYPTVKRYNFGINITL; via the coding sequence GCTATTTGGTGCCTATGTGATCCTGAAGAACACAACAACCGGCACGACAACGGATGTCAATGGAGAATTTGCCCTGAAAGTACCCGCCGGTAAGCAAACGCTGGCCATCTCTTATCTTGGGTCGAAGCCACAGGACATTACGGTGGAAAAGGGGGGGAATGTTAAGGTTGTACTCTCGGGCGGTGATATTACCCTGGGCGAGACAGTCGTGGTGGGCTATGCGCAGCAAAAAAAGCAAAGCGTTGTGGGAGCCATCTCACAAACCACCGGGAAAGTACTCGAACGAGCCGGTGGCGTATATAGTGTAGGGTCAGCACTGACCGGTAATGTGCCGGGGGTGATTACTACCTCCAGCACAGGCATGCCCGGCGAAGAAGATCCCCGCATTCTGATTCGGGGGTTAAGCTCCTGGAACAACAGCTCTCCGCTCATTCTGGTCGATGGGATCGAACGCCCCATGAACAGCGTTGACATTTCCTCGATCGAAACGATTTCTGTACTGAAAGATGCGTCCGCAACGGCTGTATTTGGCGTGAAGGGTGCCAACGGCGTTATTCTGATCACCACTAAACGGGGTAAGGAAGGTAAAGCGAACATCAGCATACGGGCCGACTACACCCTAAAGGCACCCTCTACCCTACCCAACAAGTATGACGCCTACGATGCCCGACGCATCCGTAACCAGGTCATCGAAAACGAATTAGGGCTGGAGTCGGCAGGCTGGGCAACCTACACGCCCTACGATATTCTAACGAAATACCGCAACCCGGCCAACCTGGCCGAAGCCGAGCGCTACCCGAACGTAAATTGGGCCAAAGAGATGTTCAAGCCGGTTACCCAAACGTATAGCGCCAACCTCAACGTATCGGGAGGAACGTCGTTCGTCAAGTATTTCGCATCGGCCGACTTTCTGATGGATGGCGACATTTTTAAAGAGTGGGATAACAACCGGGGGTATCAGGCGGGCTACGGATTCAACCGGATCAACGTACGGACAAACCTTGATTTTCAGCTGACACCCACGACGTTGCTGGTCACCAACCTGTCCAGCTCAAACGGGGTCAAAAAGAGTCCCTGGGGGGCTACCGGTGGCGAATACGATATGTGGCAAGGTGCCTATGGCGTAGCGCCTGATGCCATGCTGCCCCGCTATTCCGACGGTACCTGGGGCTATTATGCGCAGGACCCCGTGGCGGCTACCAACTCCATTCTGAATCTGGCCCGCAGTGGTATCATGAAGCGAACCACGAGCCGGATCACCACGGATTTTACGCTGAATCAGGATTTGAAATCAATTGCGAAAGGCCTAAGTACATCGGGCACCATTTCGTGGGATAATAGCTTTGTGGAGAGCCAACGCGGCATCAACGACCTCTACAATGATCCGCAGACGAAGTGGATCGACCCCGCTACGGGGGAGTCGCGCTACCGGTTTACGTATGATGCCGCTAATATGTTCGACTTCCAGGAGGCTATCCGCTGGGCACCACAGGCGGGTACAATGGATAACGGAGCGACTTATCGGCGATTATTTTACCAGCTCAAACTGAATTACAACAGGACCTGGAATAAGCACACGGGCTCGGCTATGGGGCTGTTCAGCCGCGAAGACCGGGCGTCGGGCAGCGAGATTCCCAATTATCGGGAAGACTGGGTGTTCCGTACCACCTACGATTATGCCGGTAAGTACTTCGCCGAAGTCAACGGGGCCTATAACGGTTCCGAAAAGTTTGGTAAAGACAACCGCTTTCACTTTTTCTCGTCGGGTGCGGTGGGCTGGCTGCTATCGGAAGAGGCATTTTTCAAGCGGGCCAAGTTTCTGGATCTGCTCAAGCTGCGGGTGTCCTACGGAAAGATCGGTGATGACAACATCAACCAGCGATGGCTCTATATGACTCAGTGGGGATATGACGGCCAGGCAAAAATAGGCGAGAACAACTCGGATGTCAGCCCCTATGTCTGGTATCGGGAGTCCTCGGTGGGTAACCCGTCGGTACACTGGGAAACGGTAACGAAAACGAACCTGGGAGCCGATTTCTCCCTGTTCAACGGGACTATTTCGGGTAGTGCGGATTACTTCAACGACTACCGCACGGATATTCTCATTGCTGGTGGGTCGCGGGCTATTCCGTCTTACTATGGCACCAATGCCCCCGTTGCCAACCTGGGTAAAGTGCGGGTGAAAGGCTATGAGCTGGAAGTAAAGGTAAACCATCAGCTGACCAACGGCATCCGGCTCTGGGCCAACGCAAACATGACCCATGCCAAAGACCGGATCATTGAAGCGGATAACCCAAGCCTGCTGCCCGACTACCGCAAGAGCGAGGGCAAGCAGATCGGACAGACCTATTCGTACGTTAGCCACGGCTACTACAACAACTGGGATGAGCTGTATGGCAGCACCGAACAGAACACCAACGACCGGCAAAAGCTGCCGGGTAACTTCCAGATCGTTGATTATAACGGCGATGGCAAGATCGACACTTACGACAATATCCCATATGGTTTCCCCGAGCGTCCGCAGAATACTTACAACGGTACGGTTGGTTTTGAGTGGAAAGGATTCAGCGCCTTCGCGCAGTTTTATGGCGTCAATAACGTAACCCGTCAGGTGGTGTTCACCAGCTTTGGCTCCCGAATGAACACTGTTTATAACCAGGGCGAGTACTGGACGAAAGACAATCCAACGGCGAATTCACCTCTGCCCCGTCTGATGACGGCCACCGACCCATCGACCTACGGCAACTTCTATATGTACGATGGCTCCTACGTGCGCCTGAAGAACGCCGAGGTCGCCTACACCTTCAACCGGGGCTGGATCGAACGGTTCGGGCTGCGCACGCTGCGAATCTACGCCAACGGGAACAACCTCTGGCTCTGGACCAAAATGCCCGACGACCGCGAATCGAATTTCGCGGGTACGGGCTGGGCCGCCCAGGGCGCTTACCCGACAGTGAAGCGGTACAATTTCGGCATCAACATTACCCTGTAA
- a CDS encoding RagB/SusD domain protein (PFAM: RagB/SusD domain protein): MKLFRKTISWFGLAAMLFMLPSCSEYLDRQNQSTVSPTDAFKNFVNFQGFVEELYYCIPETSKFYWQNSFNWGEDEIIVAGATWFYGYKIDNGDFWGWQRENDGWGSGWMDGPGSTLDRGNRFNKRFWPLAWYGIRKANMGLENIDRLTDATQEEKNLIKGQMLFFRGWFHFQLMTYFGGLPYIDKVLPADQKLDLPRLTYQETALRAAEDFKAAAELLPINWDETDAGKRTLGKNQLRINKIMALGYLGKNYLYAASPLMNWASTGSKTYDAELCKKSAEAFATLLQMSETGKTAHKLANFSEMSSVYYTLNQGMRIPGFPEAIMQSPAYDGGATRWGLNEQYVAGVLFNGGSVCFSPTANYVNYYGMANGLPIKNAEQADSESGYDPTDPWKGRDPRFYKDIIYDGVKMIQGISATREAHRYANLYTKGSYRDENNGSRTGYLNGKFIPRTTNYDDNGHNQSHFIHLSYMRLADVYLMYAEAALHGYGSPAGGFPGYISAQEAVNKIRRRAGVADVNAKFLGSKDAFMGELIRERAVELAFEGHRFNDLRRWLLLTERPYTLKTAHDFDRAPGGKVANLKERVILERRFNSKHYWLPLKVVDVSMYLAFPQNPGW; this comes from the coding sequence ATGAAACTATTTAGAAAAACGATTAGCTGGTTCGGATTGGCAGCAATGCTCTTTATGCTGCCATCGTGCAGCGAATATCTGGACAGACAGAATCAGTCAACGGTTTCACCAACCGATGCCTTCAAAAACTTTGTCAATTTTCAGGGCTTCGTGGAGGAGCTGTACTATTGCATTCCCGAAACGTCGAAGTTCTACTGGCAAAACTCGTTCAACTGGGGCGAAGACGAAATCATTGTGGCGGGTGCTACCTGGTTTTACGGCTACAAGATCGACAACGGTGATTTTTGGGGCTGGCAGCGCGAAAACGACGGCTGGGGCTCGGGCTGGATGGACGGCCCCGGCAGTACCCTCGACCGCGGAAACCGCTTCAACAAACGGTTTTGGCCGCTGGCCTGGTACGGAATCCGGAAAGCCAACATGGGGCTTGAAAACATTGACCGGCTCACGGATGCAACACAGGAAGAGAAAAATTTAATTAAAGGGCAGATGCTCTTTTTTCGGGGCTGGTTTCACTTCCAGCTGATGACCTATTTCGGCGGGCTGCCTTACATCGACAAGGTATTGCCAGCCGATCAAAAGCTCGACCTGCCCCGCCTGACGTATCAGGAAACGGCGCTCCGGGCGGCTGAAGATTTCAAGGCCGCTGCCGAACTGCTGCCCATCAACTGGGACGAAACCGACGCGGGCAAACGCACACTTGGCAAAAATCAGCTGCGCATCAACAAGATCATGGCGTTGGGGTATCTCGGTAAAAACTACCTCTATGCCGCCAGTCCGCTGATGAACTGGGCGTCAACCGGTAGCAAAACGTATGATGCTGAGTTGTGCAAAAAGTCGGCGGAGGCTTTTGCTACGCTGCTCCAGATGAGCGAGACGGGCAAGACGGCCCACAAGCTGGCGAATTTCTCGGAGATGTCGAGCGTGTACTACACCCTGAATCAGGGCATGCGCATTCCCGGATTCCCGGAAGCCATCATGCAGTCGCCTGCCTACGATGGCGGTGCTACCCGCTGGGGCCTCAACGAGCAGTATGTTGCCGGGGTGTTGTTCAACGGGGGGAGCGTCTGCTTCTCGCCAACGGCCAACTACGTCAACTATTACGGCATGGCCAACGGTCTCCCCATCAAGAATGCCGAGCAGGCGGATTCGGAGTCTGGATATGACCCTACCGATCCGTGGAAAGGCCGCGACCCCCGTTTTTACAAAGACATTATCTACGACGGCGTAAAAATGATCCAGGGTATTTCGGCCACCCGCGAAGCGCACCGCTATGCCAATCTGTATACCAAAGGCAGCTATCGCGACGAGAACAACGGCAGCCGAACGGGTTACCTGAACGGCAAATTCATTCCCCGGACCACGAACTACGACGATAACGGCCACAACCAGTCGCACTTTATTCACCTGAGTTACATGCGCCTGGCCGATGTATACCTGATGTATGCCGAAGCGGCTTTGCATGGGTACGGGTCGCCAGCGGGAGGCTTTCCGGGCTACATTTCGGCTCAGGAGGCCGTCAATAAAATCCGTCGCCGGGCGGGGGTTGCCGATGTAAACGCCAAGTTCCTGGGGTCGAAGGACGCTTTCATGGGTGAGCTTATTCGGGAACGCGCCGTCGAGCTGGCTTTCGAAGGGCACCGTTTCAACGACCTGCGTCGTTGGCTGTTGCTGACGGAGCGGCCGTATACGCTGAAAACCGCCCACGATTTTGATCGGGCACCCGGCGGGAAGGTAGCCAACCTGAAAGAGCGCGTTATTCTGGAGCGTCGTTTCAACAGCAAGCACTACTGGCTACCCCTCAAGGTCGTCGATGTAAGCATGTATCTGGCTTTTCCTCAAAATCCAGGCTGGTAA
- a CDS encoding TonB-dependent receptor plug (PFAM: TonB-dependent receptor plug~KEGG: mxa:MXAN_4746 TonB-dependent receptor): protein MKHIVFTTRICALLTLSTLGAMAQTNQKVEARSSAEGYQAPVAVADTNRQEIVPVGIEDRASLVNVAFRTVSRKDLPGGVSAINLPALLQKNYTTGALDNLSAFVGGFNGNNIWGMGEYMVLIDGVPRSATTDIHPTEIEQITVLKGVAALALYGSRAAKGVIQITTKRGVANEKRINVRVNTGLHVPKGYPNYLGSAEYMTLYNEARQNDGLTPLYNQETIWNHYAGTNPYRYPDVNYYSPEYLRKVYNRTDAITEISGGNSRARFYTNIGFTHSNSLLKVGEAQNDNNTRLNVRGNIDVRLNDNITTSIDASAIFGNNRFAHGNYWTNAATLRPYRFSPLIPVSMIEESDQPSQLQIQNSNYLIDGKYLLGGTQQQLTNPFADMYAAGYNKGTTRQFQFTNVIKVDLRKALPGLSFSSRIGVDYSTSYNLAFNNQYAIYAPTWNNYAGTDLISSMQKFGEDRKNGAQNVSNSWRQQTLFFSGQFNYLTRINDVHNISAILVGTGHQRSETSAYHATQSHVNLGLQLGYNYRQKYYLDFSGALLHSAKLPPGNRQAFSPTLSAGWRISEEAFLAGSSIVSSLKLTASAGILHTDLDIPGYYLYKGIFTQSDGTWYSWRDGTLTRTTDSRRGENNDLFFAQRKEISVGVDGSFFQQLISVNANFFISRMNGIVTQAATIYPNYFVTGFPQSSFIPYVNYNNDQRSGLDFNLSLNKQLGQVAWTVGMAGTVYSSKATRRAENYENTYQNRVDKPLDAIFGLQSNGLFADQNDIAANATQSFGQVKPGDIKYIDQNGDNLIDSRDEVYLGRAGWNGSPFSFGVHATARWKNLTVFAIATGNQGAYSQKNSSYFWIRGDDKYSAAVRDRWTPETAATATYPRLTSLNNDNNIRTSDFWLYRNNRINLAKVQVTYALPGRMLPAKFIRDLNLYASGSDLLTIAKERQIMEMNIGGAPQTRFFNLGLNAAF, encoded by the coding sequence ATGAAACATATCGTTTTTACTACAAGAATATGTGCCCTTCTGACCCTATCCACGCTAGGGGCAATGGCACAGACCAACCAGAAAGTAGAGGCCAGATCATCGGCCGAGGGCTACCAGGCCCCCGTGGCCGTGGCCGACACGAACAGGCAGGAGATCGTTCCGGTCGGGATCGAGGATAGGGCCAGTCTGGTAAACGTGGCCTTTCGAACGGTGTCCAGAAAAGACCTGCCGGGTGGGGTGTCGGCTATTAATCTACCCGCCCTGTTGCAAAAGAACTACACAACCGGCGCACTGGACAACCTGAGTGCGTTTGTTGGTGGATTTAACGGCAACAACATCTGGGGTATGGGCGAGTATATGGTCCTGATCGATGGGGTGCCCCGCAGTGCCACGACCGATATTCACCCAACAGAAATTGAGCAGATCACCGTATTGAAAGGGGTGGCAGCGCTGGCACTTTATGGCAGCCGGGCGGCTAAGGGGGTTATTCAGATTACCACCAAACGGGGCGTCGCCAATGAAAAACGGATCAACGTTCGGGTCAATACAGGCTTGCACGTACCCAAAGGCTACCCCAATTATCTGGGCTCCGCCGAGTACATGACGCTGTACAACGAAGCCCGACAGAACGACGGCCTGACGCCCCTGTACAATCAGGAAACCATCTGGAACCACTATGCCGGTACAAACCCATACCGGTACCCGGACGTCAATTATTACTCGCCCGAGTACCTCCGGAAAGTCTACAACCGAACGGACGCCATCACCGAAATATCCGGGGGCAACTCCCGCGCCCGGTTTTATACCAACATCGGGTTTACTCATTCAAACTCGTTACTTAAAGTTGGCGAAGCACAAAACGACAACAACACCCGGCTGAACGTTCGCGGAAACATTGATGTACGGCTCAACGATAACATCACGACCTCGATCGATGCGTCGGCTATTTTTGGCAACAACCGCTTTGCGCACGGCAACTACTGGACCAATGCCGCTACGTTACGTCCCTACCGCTTTTCGCCCCTGATTCCGGTCAGCATGATCGAGGAAAGCGACCAGCCGTCGCAGCTACAGATTCAAAACAGCAATTACCTCATCGACGGTAAATACCTGCTAGGGGGTACGCAACAGCAGCTGACGAACCCCTTTGCCGACATGTATGCGGCCGGGTATAACAAGGGTACCACGCGGCAGTTTCAGTTTACCAACGTGATCAAAGTAGACCTGCGTAAGGCGCTGCCCGGCTTGTCTTTTTCCAGCCGCATTGGTGTAGATTATTCCACATCGTATAATCTGGCGTTCAATAACCAGTACGCGATCTATGCCCCGACCTGGAACAACTACGCGGGCACCGATCTGATCAGCAGCATGCAGAAGTTTGGCGAAGACCGCAAGAATGGGGCGCAGAACGTGAGCAATAGCTGGCGGCAACAGACGCTCTTTTTCTCGGGTCAGTTCAACTACCTGACCAGGATCAACGATGTGCACAACATCAGCGCTATACTGGTCGGTACCGGCCACCAGCGTTCCGAAACCAGCGCGTACCACGCCACCCAAAGCCACGTTAACCTGGGTCTGCAACTGGGCTATAACTACCGGCAGAAATATTACCTTGATTTTAGCGGGGCGCTGCTGCATTCGGCCAAACTACCTCCGGGCAACCGGCAGGCGTTTTCGCCAACGCTGTCGGCAGGCTGGCGCATCAGCGAAGAGGCCTTTCTGGCAGGTTCGTCCATTGTCAGCAGTCTGAAGCTAACGGCATCGGCCGGTATTCTGCATACCGACCTCGACATTCCCGGCTACTACCTGTACAAGGGCATCTTTACACAGTCCGACGGAACCTGGTACAGCTGGCGCGATGGCACCCTGACCCGAACGACCGATTCGCGCCGTGGTGAAAACAACGATCTTTTCTTCGCCCAGCGTAAAGAGATCAGCGTCGGGGTTGACGGGTCGTTCTTTCAGCAACTGATTTCGGTGAATGCCAATTTCTTCATCAGCCGGATGAACGGTATCGTAACGCAGGCCGCTACCATTTATCCTAACTACTTCGTGACAGGATTTCCCCAGAGCTCATTCATTCCCTACGTGAATTACAACAACGACCAGCGCAGCGGCCTCGATTTCAATCTGAGCCTGAACAAGCAGCTCGGACAGGTTGCCTGGACGGTCGGGATGGCCGGAACGGTCTACAGCTCGAAGGCCACCAGACGCGCGGAGAACTACGAGAATACCTATCAGAACCGCGTGGACAAGCCACTGGATGCCATTTTTGGCCTGCAAAGTAACGGACTCTTTGCCGATCAGAATGACATTGCCGCTAACGCTACGCAGTCGTTTGGTCAGGTGAAGCCCGGCGATATCAAGTACATAGATCAGAACGGCGATAACCTCATCGACAGCCGCGACGAGGTGTACCTGGGCCGGGCGGGCTGGAACGGGTCGCCGTTTTCGTTTGGGGTGCATGCAACGGCCCGATGGAAAAACCTGACCGTCTTTGCCATCGCCACCGGCAATCAGGGAGCCTACTCACAGAAGAACAGTTCGTATTTCTGGATTCGGGGGGATGATAAATATTCGGCGGCCGTTCGGGATCGCTGGACGCCCGAAACCGCAGCCACGGCAACCTACCCACGGCTCACCAGCCTGAACAACGACAACAACATCCGCACATCCGACTTCTGGCTCTACCGCAACAACCGGATCAATCTGGCCAAGGTACAGGTGACCTACGCGCTTCCGGGCAGGATGCTACCCGCTAAGTTCATTCGTGACCTGAACCTCTACGCCAGCGGTTCCGATCTGCTGACCATCGCCAAAGAACGGCAGATCATGGAAATGAATATTGGCGGGGCACCCCAGACCCGATTCTTCAACCTGGGCTTAAATGCAGCATTCTAA
- a CDS encoding RagB/SusD domain protein (PFAM: RagB/SusD domain protein) — MKKYLPVLIATSLSLTGCADLLKPEVENLPGKEAMYKEVTFAQGFLLNGYTRLPGLSFNDVATDDAVSNDKNNAFQKVATGQWTANFNPADQWVNSMAAIQYLNTMLAEVDKVTWAIDPKAAQMFRDRIKGEAYGLRAFYMFQLLRAHGGWSGGGELLGVPILTKPQDTNSDFNQPRATFEACMQQFYSDIKQAETLLPLDYEDVSTAGQVPSQYAGISPEEYTRVFGQYSRLRLTARIAKAIRAQAALLAASPAYKTGTTTTWADAANYAGEVLKLIGGPDRLAANGGTWYDNRTEINSLGAGINPPEILWRGDASNSRNLEEDNYPPSLFGRGRINPTQNLVDAFPMANGYPISASASEYRAQAPYTNRDPRLQRYVVTNGSTMGPSNTVIRTETGAGNDAVNQIETSTRTGYYLRKLLRADVNLNPIGANEQRHYTARIRYTEIFLIYAEAANEAWGPDGQGTFGFSARDVIRAIRKRAGIGTTNNDAYLTSVQSQADMRQLIRNERRLELCFEGFRFWDLRRWSEKLTETANGIQITNGNYAVIPVENRAFAAYMNHGPIPYGEMLKWKALVQNKGW; from the coding sequence ATGAAAAAATACCTACCTGTCCTGATCGCCACGAGCCTGTCCCTTACGGGCTGCGCTGATCTGCTGAAACCTGAGGTTGAAAATCTTCCGGGCAAGGAGGCCATGTATAAAGAGGTGACATTTGCCCAGGGGTTCCTGCTCAATGGGTATACCCGCCTGCCTGGCCTGTCATTCAACGATGTGGCCACCGACGATGCCGTCAGCAACGATAAAAACAACGCTTTCCAGAAAGTCGCCACCGGCCAGTGGACGGCCAACTTTAACCCCGCCGACCAGTGGGTCAACAGTATGGCGGCCATTCAATACCTGAATACCATGCTGGCGGAGGTCGATAAAGTAACCTGGGCCATCGACCCCAAAGCCGCCCAGATGTTCAGGGACCGGATCAAGGGCGAAGCCTACGGCCTGCGTGCGTTCTACATGTTTCAACTGCTGCGGGCCCACGGCGGCTGGTCGGGCGGGGGCGAGTTGCTGGGCGTTCCGATCCTGACCAAACCACAGGATACGAACTCCGACTTCAACCAGCCCCGCGCCACCTTCGAAGCCTGTATGCAGCAGTTCTACAGCGACATAAAGCAAGCCGAAACCCTACTGCCACTCGATTACGAAGACGTATCAACCGCTGGTCAGGTGCCATCTCAATATGCGGGTATCAGCCCGGAAGAATACACCCGGGTGTTCGGGCAGTATTCCCGGCTCCGGCTGACGGCCCGCATTGCGAAAGCCATCCGAGCCCAGGCAGCCCTTCTGGCGGCAAGTCCGGCTTACAAGACCGGCACGACCACCACATGGGCCGATGCCGCCAATTATGCCGGTGAAGTCCTGAAACTCATTGGCGGGCCTGACCGACTGGCGGCCAATGGCGGAACCTGGTACGACAACCGTACCGAGATCAACAGCCTCGGCGCGGGTATCAACCCGCCGGAGATTCTGTGGCGGGGCGACGCGTCGAACAGCCGGAATCTGGAAGAAGACAACTACCCACCGTCGCTCTTCGGCCGGGGGCGGATCAACCCCACGCAGAACCTGGTCGATGCATTTCCAATGGCCAACGGATACCCCATTTCGGCATCGGCGAGTGAGTACAGAGCCCAGGCACCCTACACCAACCGCGACCCTCGTCTGCAACGCTATGTAGTGACCAACGGCAGCACAATGGGGCCATCCAACACCGTTATCCGGACCGAAACGGGCGCTGGTAACGATGCCGTCAATCAGATCGAAACATCGACGCGTACGGGCTATTACCTGCGAAAACTGCTCCGGGCTGACGTAAACCTAAACCCCATTGGGGCCAATGAGCAGCGGCATTACACGGCCCGCATCCGGTATACCGAGATCTTCCTGATCTACGCCGAAGCGGCCAACGAGGCCTGGGGTCCCGACGGACAGGGGACGTTTGGTTTCTCGGCACGCGATGTGATCCGGGCGATCCGCAAACGGGCCGGCATCGGTACAACCAACAACGACGCCTACCTGACCTCGGTGCAGAGCCAGGCCGACATGCGTCAGCTGATCCGGAATGAACGTCGGCTGGAGCTGTGCTTCGAAGGATTCCGGTTCTGGGATCTGCGTCGCTGGAGCGAAAAACTAACCGAAACGGCCAACGGCATCCAGATCACGAACGGAAACTATGCCGTTATCCCGGTCGAAAACAGAGCGTTTGCGGCCTACATGAACCACGGCCCGATCCCATATGGCGAAATGCTCAAATGGAAGGCACTCGTTCAAAACAAAGGCTGGTAA